In Leptidea sinapis chromosome 18, ilLepSina1.1, whole genome shotgun sequence, a genomic segment contains:
- the LOC126969589 gene encoding uncharacterized protein LOC126969589, which translates to MDLQGSLIDTKLKIYPSEKLIIFIKSIPDSYNVPANIASFMGDKNVKIQSSNSEKQIQLTDADINKLHKIKTKITELHVNKDDIKSGNGIELKENNRKNEDTKSNSVAENSSKSDPIDDKNIKTNLDRSFLTTSDLTWLYTYIKTEREKDSSVPYLHELLEKSEVKLPENEVIKRNPELESRCVKLRAQQEAREYRKMTKGVDNVRMRFPEDSISYQLKQVNRHLIAIGQFLLSIFAGFLFGFRGVEWMVGNLDFGFRLLLGVMCALVIALAEIYFLAKKLNEELSIPETCQLGGPPKFINANEPKYTNTKQNLQKQHQD; encoded by the exons ATGGACCTTCAAGGCTCTCTTATTGatacaaaacttaaaatatatccaTCAGAAAAgttgattatatttataaaatctatACCAGACTCATATAATGTACCAGCCAATATTGCTAGTTTTATGGGTgacaaaaatgttaaaattcaatCTAGTAATTCTGAGAAACAAATACAATTAACTGATGCAGacattaataaattacataagaTTAAAACAAAGATAACTGAATTACATGTAAACAAGGATGATATAAAATCAGGTAATGGAAtagaattaaaagaaaataataggaAGAATGAAGACACCAAAAGTAATAGTGTAGCAGAGAACTCATCAAAAAGTGATCCAATTGAtgacaaaaatatcaaaaccaATCTAGATAGATCATTTCTCACAACTTCAGATTTAACCTGGTTATACACATACATTAAAACTGAAAGAGAAAAAGACAGTAGCGTTCCATATTTGCATGAATTGCTTGAAAAAAGTGAAGTAAAGCTGCCTGAGAATGAAGTTATTAAGAGAAACCCTGAGTTAGAGTCTAGATGTGTTAAATTAAGGGCTCAACAAGAAGCAAGAGAGTACAGGAAAATGACAAAAGGTGTTGATAATGTTAGAATGAGGTTTCCAGAAGACAGCATTTCATATCAAT tgAAACAAGTTAACCGTCATCTGATTGCAATTGGACAGTTCCTGTTATCAATTTTTGCGGGCTTTCTGTTTGGGTTCCGTGGAGTGGAATGGATGGTTGGCAATTTAGATTTTGGATTTCGACTTCTACTGGGTGTTATGTGTGCGCTGGTCATTGCATTAGCTGAAATATACTTCCTTGCCAAAAAGTTGAATGAAGAGTTGTCAATACCTGAAACTTGTCAACTTGGTGGACCTCCCAAGTTTATAAATGCAAATGAAcctaaatatacaaatacaaaacaaaatcttCAAAAACAGCATCAagattaa
- the LOC126969556 gene encoding protein ref(2)P-like isoform X2, translating to MFGENNLHSNMEVQFKVYTYWDEKEKPEVRRFGIERSVVTSFQYLSAKLREVYPKLRDRSFTIVWKDEEGDEVTISSDDEVIIALTAISEDIKKLYVYCKDADHKNESCDVFITAVTETPSTSGNEHVGVVCNECDSQIVGFRYKCTSCDDYDLCSKCEAAGLHPEHCMVRVPAPSMPRPLIKAAIKRSRQFLKTVSAINEEHCKRQRNEREKRREHSNSHHRRQHDDSMRRPRASWLDTFATYMNEFANLAGDVGVETPNETSNTNQEGTNSSQTPRAQESETKSSASASANAKASTSTSTPQCPFTENFDIQKLMNLYLSGKLNTLIPQPKGAPSNKTNDVEMGQGDNKTPEFDKDSVQSEVSSQTNTTVEEKRDESPDKTDGWTVINNDKDLTDSEGKPSAPAEPPIGFNLPEEFNESLRLSEGRSLYPPLYTATAVLNPKEQEGKKAQPAKSSAPQQEPAKKGDSKPEPGQAKAAQPEPKVHPAHIQAAIEQMMSMGFTNDGGWLGQLLENKNGNIAAVLDLLTPVNTKK from the exons ATGTTCG GTGAAAATAATTTGCATTCAAACATGGAAGTTCAGTTCAAAGTATACACTTACTGGGATGAAAAGGAGAAACCAGAGGTGAGAAGGTTCGGAATTGAGAGAAGTGTGGTGACCAGCTTTCAATATCTGAGTGCTAAACTTAGGGAAGTATACCCTAAACTTAGGGACAGAAGTTTCACCATTGTTTGGAAAG ATGAGGAAGGTGATGAAGTTACTATATCTTCTGATGATGAAGTAATTATTGCATTGACAGCAATATCTGAAGATATTAAAAAGCTCTATGTGTACTGTAAAGATGCTGACCATAAGAATGAAAGTTGTGATGTTTTTATTACCGCTGTTACTGAAACTCCTTCAA CTAGTGGCAATGAACATGTAGGAGTTGTCTGTAATGAATGTGACTCTCAAATAGTCGGATTCCGCTATAAATGCACCAGTTGTGATGATTATGACCTGTGCTCCAAGTGTGAGGCTGCTGGCCTGCACCCTGAACACTGCATGGTTCGAGTACCTGCACCTTCTATGCCT CGCCCTCTTATTAAGGCAGCTATAAAAAGGTCACGTCAGTTTCTGAAGACTGTCAGCGCTATCAACGAAGAACATTGCAAGCGCCAACGTAATGAGCGTGAAAAACGTCGTGAACACAGCAACAGCCATCACCGTCGCCAACATGACGACTCTATGCGGCGACCGCGCGCGAGTTGGCTCGACACCTTTGCTACTTACATGAACGAATTCGCAAATCTAGCAGGTGATGTCGGTGTAGAAACTCCCAATGAAACTTCGAATACAAATCAAGAAGGAACTAACTCCAGTCAAACTCCGAGGGCTCAAGAAAGTGAAACAAAGTCTTCAGCCTCCGCTTCAGCTAACGCCAAGGCATCTACTTCTACTTCCACCCCACAATGTCCGTTTACTGAGAATTTTGACATCCAGAAACTTATGAACCTTTATCTTAGTGGAAAGTTGAATACATTGATACCACAGCCCAAAGGTGCGCCATCTAATAAAACAAATGATGTTGAAATGGGACAGGGTGATAACAAAACACCAGAGTTTGACAAGGATAGTGTTCAATCTGAAGTTTCTTCTCAAACTAACACAACAGTCGAGGAAAAGAGGGATGAGTCACCTGATAAGACAGATGGATGGACAGTCATCAATAACGACaaag atttaaccGATTCTGAAGGAAAACCCAGCGCGCCAGCAGAACCTCCAATTGGTTTCAACTTGCCAGAAGAGTTCAATGAAAGTTTGCGCCTATCTGAAGGACGAAGCTTGTATCCGCCTCTTTACACAGCCACTGCTG TATTGAATCCCAAAGAGCAAGAAGGGAAGAAAGCGCAGCCAGCTAAGTCAAGTGCTCCTCAACAGGAGCCTGCTAAAAAAGGTGACTCCAAGCCGGAACCAGGACAAGCTAAGGCAGCTCAACCCGAGCCTAAGGTGCACCCAG CCCACATTCAAGCTGCCATTGAACAAATGATGTCCATGGGCTTCACTAATGATGGCGGTTGGCTGGGACAACTCTTGGAGAACAAAAATGGGAACATTGCAGCTGTTCTTGACCTATTGACTCCGGTCAATACCAAGAAGTAA
- the LOC126969591 gene encoding exosome complex component RRP42: MSGVPLSLTEIFYIEEGVNDDFRSDGRSNIDYRPMELETDVVSHASGSARLRLANTDILVGVKTEIDVPKPDMPREGKIDFFVDCSANATPEFEGRGGEQLATRISNMLQKAYHSSQAFDLTQLCIFEGKQCWKLYVDILILECGGNLCDAVSLAVKAALFNTRIPLVKAALMDGGNIDLELSDDPFDSKHLDIGSAPLLVTLCKIGENCVVDPSAEEERCTVVSLVVGISGNKKYYTNEAKESTNVECKFTAIGMNGEGSVTPDTLTQAIAQGMIAAKCLDEALGKTLLREKDQVVRFKKDTYGFLK, encoded by the exons atgtctGGCGTTCCATTGAGTCTTactgaaattttttatatagaagaAGGAGTGAAC GATGATTTTCGTTCAGATGGACGATCAAATATAGATTACAGACCTATGGAACTAGAAACTGATGTGGTTAGCCATGCTAGTGGATCTGCCCGACTTCGGCTAGCTAACACAGATATACTTGTAGGTGTCAAAACTGAAATTGATGTCCCAAAGCCAGATATGCCAAGGGAAGGGAAAATAGACTTCTTTGTAGATTG TTCAGCTAATGCAACTCCAGAATTTGAGGGTCGAGGAGGGGAACAATTGGCTACTAGAATATCTAACATGTTACAAAAGGCATACCATTCTTCACAAGCCTTTGACCTTACCCAGTTGTGTATATTCGAAGGAAAACAATGTTGGAAACTGTATGTTGATATTCta ATATTAGAATGTGGAGGCAATTTATGTGATGCTGTTTCATTGGCGGTAAAGGCTGCTCTATTTAACACAAGGATACCATTAGTTAAAGCCGCTCTGATGGATGGTGGAAACATAGATTTAGAACTCTCTGATGATCCATTTGACAGTAAACATTTAGATATTGGAAGTGCACCACTATTG gtCACATTATGTAAGATAGGAGAAAATTGTGTGGTAGACCCCTCAGCTGAAGAAGAAAGATGTACTGTTGTATCACTTGTTGTTGGTATATCTggcaacaaaaaatattatacaaatgaagCAAAGGAATCGACCAATGTAGAATGTAAATTTACAGCAATAGGAATGAATGGTGAGGGAAGTGTCACACCAGACACACTAACACAAGCAATCGCACAGGGAAt GATTGCAGCTAAGTGCTTGGATGAAGCTCTCGGTAAAACACTTCTCAGGGAGAAAGACCAAGTTGTGCGATTTAAGAAGGATACATATGGTTTtcttaaataa
- the LOC126969556 gene encoding sequestosome-1-like isoform X3 — protein sequence MEVQFKVYTYWDEKEKPEVRRFGIERSVVTSFQYLSAKLREVYPKLRDRSFTIVWKDEEGDEVTISSDDEVIIALTAISEDIKKLYVYCKDADHKNESCDVFITAVTETPSTSGNEHVGVVCNECDSQIVGFRYKCTSCDDYDLCSKCEAAGLHPEHCMVRVPAPSMPRPLIKAAIKRSRQFLKTVSAINEEHCKRQRNEREKRREHSNSHHRRQHDDSMRRPRASWLDTFATYMNEFANLAGDVGVETPNETSNTNQEGTNSSQTPRAQESETKSSASASANAKASTSTSTPQCPFTENFDIQKLMNLYLSGKLNTLIPQPKGAPSNKTNDVEMGQGDNKTPEFDKDSVQSEVSSQTNTTVEEKRDESPDKTDGWTVINNDKDLTDSEGKPSAPAEPPIGFNLPEEFNESLRLSEGRSLYPPLYTATAVLNPKEQEGKKAQPAKSSAPQQEPAKKGDSKPEPGQAKAAQPEPKVHPAAHIQAAIEQMMSMGFTNDGGWLGQLLENKNGNIAAVLDLLTPVNTKK from the exons ATGGAAGTTCAGTTCAAAGTATACACTTACTGGGATGAAAAGGAGAAACCAGAGGTGAGAAGGTTCGGAATTGAGAGAAGTGTGGTGACCAGCTTTCAATATCTGAGTGCTAAACTTAGGGAAGTATACCCTAAACTTAGGGACAGAAGTTTCACCATTGTTTGGAAAG ATGAGGAAGGTGATGAAGTTACTATATCTTCTGATGATGAAGTAATTATTGCATTGACAGCAATATCTGAAGATATTAAAAAGCTCTATGTGTACTGTAAAGATGCTGACCATAAGAATGAAAGTTGTGATGTTTTTATTACCGCTGTTACTGAAACTCCTTCAA CTAGTGGCAATGAACATGTAGGAGTTGTCTGTAATGAATGTGACTCTCAAATAGTCGGATTCCGCTATAAATGCACCAGTTGTGATGATTATGACCTGTGCTCCAAGTGTGAGGCTGCTGGCCTGCACCCTGAACACTGCATGGTTCGAGTACCTGCACCTTCTATGCCT CGCCCTCTTATTAAGGCAGCTATAAAAAGGTCACGTCAGTTTCTGAAGACTGTCAGCGCTATCAACGAAGAACATTGCAAGCGCCAACGTAATGAGCGTGAAAAACGTCGTGAACACAGCAACAGCCATCACCGTCGCCAACATGACGACTCTATGCGGCGACCGCGCGCGAGTTGGCTCGACACCTTTGCTACTTACATGAACGAATTCGCAAATCTAGCAGGTGATGTCGGTGTAGAAACTCCCAATGAAACTTCGAATACAAATCAAGAAGGAACTAACTCCAGTCAAACTCCGAGGGCTCAAGAAAGTGAAACAAAGTCTTCAGCCTCCGCTTCAGCTAACGCCAAGGCATCTACTTCTACTTCCACCCCACAATGTCCGTTTACTGAGAATTTTGACATCCAGAAACTTATGAACCTTTATCTTAGTGGAAAGTTGAATACATTGATACCACAGCCCAAAGGTGCGCCATCTAATAAAACAAATGATGTTGAAATGGGACAGGGTGATAACAAAACACCAGAGTTTGACAAGGATAGTGTTCAATCTGAAGTTTCTTCTCAAACTAACACAACAGTCGAGGAAAAGAGGGATGAGTCACCTGATAAGACAGATGGATGGACAGTCATCAATAACGACaaag atttaaccGATTCTGAAGGAAAACCCAGCGCGCCAGCAGAACCTCCAATTGGTTTCAACTTGCCAGAAGAGTTCAATGAAAGTTTGCGCCTATCTGAAGGACGAAGCTTGTATCCGCCTCTTTACACAGCCACTGCTG TATTGAATCCCAAAGAGCAAGAAGGGAAGAAAGCGCAGCCAGCTAAGTCAAGTGCTCCTCAACAGGAGCCTGCTAAAAAAGGTGACTCCAAGCCGGAACCAGGACAAGCTAAGGCAGCTCAACCCGAGCCTAAGGTGCACCCAG CAGCCCACATTCAAGCTGCCATTGAACAAATGATGTCCATGGGCTTCACTAATGATGGCGGTTGGCTGGGACAACTCTTGGAGAACAAAAATGGGAACATTGCAGCTGTTCTTGACCTATTGACTCCGGTCAATACCAAGAAGTAA
- the LOC126969556 gene encoding sequestosome-1-like isoform X1 codes for MFGENNLHSNMEVQFKVYTYWDEKEKPEVRRFGIERSVVTSFQYLSAKLREVYPKLRDRSFTIVWKDEEGDEVTISSDDEVIIALTAISEDIKKLYVYCKDADHKNESCDVFITAVTETPSTSGNEHVGVVCNECDSQIVGFRYKCTSCDDYDLCSKCEAAGLHPEHCMVRVPAPSMPRPLIKAAIKRSRQFLKTVSAINEEHCKRQRNEREKRREHSNSHHRRQHDDSMRRPRASWLDTFATYMNEFANLAGDVGVETPNETSNTNQEGTNSSQTPRAQESETKSSASASANAKASTSTSTPQCPFTENFDIQKLMNLYLSGKLNTLIPQPKGAPSNKTNDVEMGQGDNKTPEFDKDSVQSEVSSQTNTTVEEKRDESPDKTDGWTVINNDKDLTDSEGKPSAPAEPPIGFNLPEEFNESLRLSEGRSLYPPLYTATAVLNPKEQEGKKAQPAKSSAPQQEPAKKGDSKPEPGQAKAAQPEPKVHPAAHIQAAIEQMMSMGFTNDGGWLGQLLENKNGNIAAVLDLLTPVNTKK; via the exons ATGTTCG GTGAAAATAATTTGCATTCAAACATGGAAGTTCAGTTCAAAGTATACACTTACTGGGATGAAAAGGAGAAACCAGAGGTGAGAAGGTTCGGAATTGAGAGAAGTGTGGTGACCAGCTTTCAATATCTGAGTGCTAAACTTAGGGAAGTATACCCTAAACTTAGGGACAGAAGTTTCACCATTGTTTGGAAAG ATGAGGAAGGTGATGAAGTTACTATATCTTCTGATGATGAAGTAATTATTGCATTGACAGCAATATCTGAAGATATTAAAAAGCTCTATGTGTACTGTAAAGATGCTGACCATAAGAATGAAAGTTGTGATGTTTTTATTACCGCTGTTACTGAAACTCCTTCAA CTAGTGGCAATGAACATGTAGGAGTTGTCTGTAATGAATGTGACTCTCAAATAGTCGGATTCCGCTATAAATGCACCAGTTGTGATGATTATGACCTGTGCTCCAAGTGTGAGGCTGCTGGCCTGCACCCTGAACACTGCATGGTTCGAGTACCTGCACCTTCTATGCCT CGCCCTCTTATTAAGGCAGCTATAAAAAGGTCACGTCAGTTTCTGAAGACTGTCAGCGCTATCAACGAAGAACATTGCAAGCGCCAACGTAATGAGCGTGAAAAACGTCGTGAACACAGCAACAGCCATCACCGTCGCCAACATGACGACTCTATGCGGCGACCGCGCGCGAGTTGGCTCGACACCTTTGCTACTTACATGAACGAATTCGCAAATCTAGCAGGTGATGTCGGTGTAGAAACTCCCAATGAAACTTCGAATACAAATCAAGAAGGAACTAACTCCAGTCAAACTCCGAGGGCTCAAGAAAGTGAAACAAAGTCTTCAGCCTCCGCTTCAGCTAACGCCAAGGCATCTACTTCTACTTCCACCCCACAATGTCCGTTTACTGAGAATTTTGACATCCAGAAACTTATGAACCTTTATCTTAGTGGAAAGTTGAATACATTGATACCACAGCCCAAAGGTGCGCCATCTAATAAAACAAATGATGTTGAAATGGGACAGGGTGATAACAAAACACCAGAGTTTGACAAGGATAGTGTTCAATCTGAAGTTTCTTCTCAAACTAACACAACAGTCGAGGAAAAGAGGGATGAGTCACCTGATAAGACAGATGGATGGACAGTCATCAATAACGACaaag atttaaccGATTCTGAAGGAAAACCCAGCGCGCCAGCAGAACCTCCAATTGGTTTCAACTTGCCAGAAGAGTTCAATGAAAGTTTGCGCCTATCTGAAGGACGAAGCTTGTATCCGCCTCTTTACACAGCCACTGCTG TATTGAATCCCAAAGAGCAAGAAGGGAAGAAAGCGCAGCCAGCTAAGTCAAGTGCTCCTCAACAGGAGCCTGCTAAAAAAGGTGACTCCAAGCCGGAACCAGGACAAGCTAAGGCAGCTCAACCCGAGCCTAAGGTGCACCCAG CAGCCCACATTCAAGCTGCCATTGAACAAATGATGTCCATGGGCTTCACTAATGATGGCGGTTGGCTGGGACAACTCTTGGAGAACAAAAATGGGAACATTGCAGCTGTTCTTGACCTATTGACTCCGGTCAATACCAAGAAGTAA
- the LOC126969611 gene encoding biogenesis of lysosome-related organelles complex 1 subunit 5 — MTELSREIGEIWSRLFDHRPFLNGEIKYMIKEFEEKRGDREVENLFSILENLTDVKDSQVDKIRKSSKVLPILSEKLQQVLALTDSVEKEYLELQKDCMEKREKNKEKRKKEWDQFIDDMNFKCQRIDNTFEEKEEELRDLYADLNHKLNITSN, encoded by the exons atgACGGAATTGTCACGAG aAATTGGAGAGATATGGTCAAGACTATTTGATCATCGACCATTCTTGAATGGAGAAATTAAGTATATGATAAAAGAATTTGAG GAAAAACGAGGAGATAGAGAAGTGGAAAATTTGTTCAGTATTTTGGAAAACCTCACTGATGTAAAAGACAGTCAAGTAGATAAAATTCGTAAAAGTTCAAAAGTTTTACCAATATTGAGTGAAAAATTACAACAGGTTCTTGCATTAACTGACTCTGTGGAAAAGGAATATTTGGAACTACAAaag GATTGTATGGAAAAACGagaaaaaaataaagagaaaaGGAAAAAAGAATGGGATCAGTTCATTGATGATATGAATTTTAAGTGCCAGAGGATTGATAATACATTTGAGGAGAAAGAAGAAGAACTACGTGATTTGTATGCTGATCTTAATCATAAATTGAACATAACAAGTAATTAA